From Salmo salar chromosome ssa09, Ssal_v3.1, whole genome shotgun sequence:
atatcttagaatgtgttgtcTTGTCCCTCTGAGGTCTTCATGGAACAGGTCAAAGTTCCATTTACATTTGGTCAGTTCCATGATGTCATTCATTATATTCTACAAACTCATTCAATTTACACTCCTCATCAGCTTCATCAAAGTGGTACTGAAGGTTCCAGTGTTCTAGACTAGAGCTCTCCCTACTGGCATCTCAACATTACTGCACCATCCTAATAATAATGTCCTCAATAATgttggactaataacaacattacaAACTGGAAAGGAATCAGATAGAATGGTGAAACACAACACTGTCTACTTGACAAAGTCACATTTAAGGACACAAACACTAATGTCTGTAGTATTACAACATGCCACTATCATATTATGTTACACTGTTGACCCTTGTGTACAGTACTGGTAGTAGCATTAGTTAGCAGAGGAATCAGTATCATCATCACCATAGCCTGCTGTATTGACTGCAGCTGTCCATATActgtatagtctaatgtagcctgttatccatatatagtctaatgtagcctgttatccatacacagtctaatgtagcctgttatccatacaTAGTCTAATGTAGCTGTTAtgcatatatagtctaatgtagcatgttatccatacatagtctaatgtagcatgttatccatatatagtctaatgtagcctgttatccatatatagtcctAATGCTTAAACTGCTatctatatatagtctaatgtagcctgttatccatatatagtctaatgtagcctgttatccatatatagtctaatgtagcctgctaTCCATATATAGTGTAATcacagtcccgtgtggctcagttggtagagcatggtgtctgcaacgccagggttgtgggtttgattcccacgggggaccagtacggagaaaaaaatgtatgaaatgtatgcattcactactgtaagtcgctctggataagagcgtctgctaaattactaaaatgtaagtgtaaaatgtaaatgtaatgtagccTATCCatttatagtctaatgtagtCTGTTATACATACATAGTCTAATGTGGCCTGgtatccatatacagtctaatgtagcctgttatccatatatagtctgttgtagcctgttatccatatacagtgagggaaaaagtatttgatcccctgctgattttgtacgtttgcccactgacaaagaaatgatcagtctataattttaatgataggtttatttgaacaatgagagatagaataacaacaaaaaaatccagaaaaacgcatgtcaaaaatgttataaaatgatttgcaatttaatgagggaaataagtatttgacccctctgcaaaacatgacttagtgccCAGTGGCAAaaccccttgttggcaatcacagaggtcagacgtttcttgtagttggccaccaggtttttttacatctcaggaaggattttgtcccactcctctttgaatCTTCTCCAGGTTTCGAGGCCGGCGTTTTGCTTAGCTCGAACCTTCCagcctccacagattttctatggattaaggtctggagactggctaaacCTCCAGGACCttcatgtgcttcttcttgagccactcctttgttgccttggccgtgtgttttgggtcattgtcatgctggaatgcccATTCACGACCCATGTTCAATGCCCTGTCTGAGGAAggtttctcacccaagatttgacggtacatggcccgtcCATACAATCCCCCGCCAATGCGTTGAAGTTGTCCTGTCTGAAATTCGACCGATTAAtcgaatggccgattaattaggaaaaccaatttcaagttttcacaaCAATCGTGTCGGTATTTTGGCCACCAATTtgcagataaaaaaaataaaaatggtataaatatttttttaactaggaaagtcagttgagaacacgtcttattttcaatggcggcctaagacagtgggttaactgccttgttcagggcagaacgacagatttttaccttgtcaacggggattcaatcttgcaaccttacagttaactggtccaacgctcctatacctgctttacattgcactcacGAGGAGCCTGACTGttacgaatgcagtaagaagccaggtaagttgctagctagcattaaacttatcttataaaaacaatcaatcataatcactagttaactacacatggttgatgatattactagtttatctagcctttcctgcgttgcatataatcgatgcgatgcgcatttgcgaaaaaggttgctccaacttgtacctaaccttaaacatcaatgtctttcttaaaatcaatacacaagtatatattttaaacctgcatgttagttaatattgcctgctaacatgaatttattttaactaggaaaATGTCTCACCTCTGCAACAAGTCAGAATTGTATGGAGCAGTTTGggcgcctggctcgttgcgaactgtgtgaatactatttcttcctgaCAAAGACGTAACTTCGCCAAagcggggatgatttaacaaaagcgcattgatgaagaaaagcacaatcgttgcacgactgtacctaaccataaacatcaatgcctttcttgaaatcaatacacagatgcttatatatttttaaacctgcacatTTAGCttaaagaaatccaggttagcaggccaCTTATTATCAGGTGAAATTttgtcacttctcttccgttcattaCTTACGCAAAAtcggtatatgcaacagtttgggccgcctggctcgttgcgaactactTTGCCAgagttttacataattatgacataacattgaaggttgtgcaatctaacaggaatatttagacttatggatgccacccgttagataaaatacgaggcagttcgtatttcactgaaagaataaatgtgatAGTTTTCAGAttagaccatattaatgacctaaggctcgtgtttctgtgtgttattatattgtaattaagtctatgatttgatagagcagtctgactgagcgatggtaggcagcagggttcgtaagcattcattcaaaacaacACTTTACTGCctttttgccagcagctcttcgcaatgcattgcgccatttttatgacttcaagcctgtcaactcctaaagattaggctggtgtaaccgatatgaaatggctagctagttggcggtggcgctaatagcgtttcgcGTCtttcgctctgagacttgggtaGTTGTGGTACTGCTCTACatgggttaacctcttacatctaggcgttcagCTAAGCGAtaaacctgctccaatatccaatgatgggcgtgcgcgccaattacaaattcctcaaaaatacaaaacttcaattttcaaacatatggctatttcacagcattttgagAACAGGGCTCTcgctttatctaaccacactgtccgatttcaaaaaggctttacagcgaaaccaaaacattagattatgtcagcagagtacccagccagaaataatcagacacccatttttcaagctagcatataatgtcacaaaaaacaaaaccacagctaaatgcagcactaacctttgatgaattTCATcaaatgacacacctaggacattatgttatacaatacatgcatgttttgttcaatcaagttcatatttatatcaaaaaccagctttttacattagcatgtggcgttcagaactagcataccccgccaAACTTCGGAGGTcgataacattttactaaattactcacgataagcgtttacaaaaaacataacaattatttaagaattatagatacagaaatcctatgtgcaatcgaggtgtccgattttaaaaatagcttttcggtgaaagcacattttgcaatattctgagtacatagaccagccatcacggctagctatttagacacctgagatttagccctgaccaaactccgatttactattacaaggtttgattacctttgatgttcttgatcagaatgcactcccaggactgctacttcaataacaaatgttggtttggttcaaaataatccatagttatatccaaatagcggcatttttgTTTGTGggccagacactatccgaaagtgcttaataaggggtgtgtgtgtgtgtgtgtgtgtgtgtgtgtgtgtgtgtgtgtgtgtgtgtgtgtgtgtgtgtgtgtgtgtgtgtgtgtgtgtgtgtgtgtgtgtgtgtgtgtgtgtgtgtgtgtttttttcctgTTTATCCTCACAGCTTGGGGATAGGAGCTATCATTGAACCTGGTGGTCAGTCTTTAGGCTGCTGTACAGCTTGACGGACCATAGAGGGTTGAACATTTATCCtcctatatttggggttctgagaaTAAAACAGCTTCAGAACAATCAATGTAGAAATATGTGTTTACAGTACTAGAGATATGTTCAATATGTGAGTGTTGTTTATAATGATGACGACTTCATTGTAATTATTGCATCATACAGCATGTCATCTTAAATAGACAGATGTAGACAGACATGCAACAcgtcacacacattacatacatagtgcaatagacttacagacagacagacagtattcacATAGACAACCATAtagcacaatacaacacaacacaatatgagCCTGGTTCATTTTCAGTAATGAGGCCCTGTACCCCATTTACAGTTTCTACTTCAATGTATCAGGTGGAGTTATTCACCAGCTATAGAgtgagttgttgtttatgtttctaAGACTGCAGGGTGGGAGATGCAACAATGGCCTTGAGAACAGCAGGAAGTGTGTTGGTGGTCTTTCTCTGGTCTGTAGCAGGTATGGTCTCATTCTTATCTTTTAGTTGCCCAGTTTGTCAATCTACAGACATTTCTAAAAGGATCACCATTTTTATGTTCTACTGGCTTGTTTATTTGTCTCCACTTCACTGTAAACAGTTGTCTTTCACACCTCATAGGTGACTTATCTGTGGTTTCCATTCCTCCAAACAAAGATATCTATGTCTCAACTCCAGAAACTATGGAACAAAGTGTTAATGTGAGTCAAAGACCTTGAACATGCATAACGTCCTTGTGATGTCTAACTGTGTTTCAGTGGTACTGGGTCAGAATGGCTGGAGTGTTACATACATCACTCAGAGTATCTGTACCTTGAAGGGGTCATCAGTGGAGCTGTCCTGCTCTTACACATATCCCAGTGGTACAGTATCAACTACCTTCTGGTTCACTAAAAAGTATGCTCTGGAGAAATATGTGAGTCTGAGTGATGACCCAGACTACAAAGGACGTGTGACGTATCGTAAGGATGAAGTAAATGGACACACCCTGACAATCagagacctgagagagagtgaCTCAGCTGAGTACAAGTTCAGATTTATAACAGATCAGACTGGAGGGAAATATTCTGGctatcctggagtcactctgtctgttacAGGTACAGTGATATTATATATAGTGTTGATCTGTTTAAACACTCTGTCTGTTACAGGTACAGTGATATTATATATAGTGTTGATCTGTTTAATCACTCTGTCTGTTACAGGTACATTGATATTATATATAGTGTTGATCTGTTTAAACACTCTGTCTGTTACAGGTACAGTGATATTATATATAGTGTTGATATGTTTAATCACTCTGTCTGTTACAGGTACAGTGATATTATATATAGTGTTGATATGTTTAAACACTCTGTCTGTTACAGGTACAGTGATATTATATATAGTGTTGATCTGTTTAATCACTCTGTCTGTTACAGGTACAGTGATATTATATATAGTGTTGATATGTTTAAACACTGTCTGTTACAGGTACAGGTATTAATATATATAGTGTTGATATGTTTAAACACTCTGTCTCTGTTACAGGTACGAGTGATATTATATATAGTGTTGATCTGTTTAAACACTCTGTCTGTTACAGGTACAGTGATGTACTCTATAGTCTGCGAATTTGTTTAATTGGTTCTGGAGAATTGTCTTAATTTGtatttaaaataatataaatatGAGTATGCGTAAAATAGGAATGTCTGAATAGATGATTTGAGAGCGTCCTCTTCTGCCTCATTTGAACTAGACCAACAGGTCATTGAAGGTTTTAATATTGTTATCTACTCCAGACCTGCAGTGAAGGTGACCACTCGTGGTGGTCAACGACACTGAACTTTAtagcaccacctgtactctgactggtaaccccacctacatctggtacagGAACAGTAAGATTGTACAGAGGACTCACCCTACATTACTCAGTCTACTTCAAAACTGAGAGCAGTTTTCTACTGTGCTGTAAAAGGCATCaattctcctgcagtgtgtggtgTTATATTCACTTCATAAGAATCTTTCAAAATCATCATTCATTCTGATTAATGGTTGTACAGATTTTACAGTTCAAATCTAAGGACACCATTTGAAAAATGTGCTTGTGTTTCAACTGTTAGGGCTCAGAGTTGGCATTTTCCACCTGACTTACACCCATCAGAGGATCTGTACCTTGAAGGGAATCATCAGTAGACATATCACTGCTCTTACACATATCCCAGGGGTCATACAGTCTCTGAAACAAAATGGTACACAAAAGGAAAACTTGATGAGGCCCCTCAAATCCTGAGCCCGGGTTATGGAGGTCGTGTGGAGTACCTTGGAAATATGCAGAGTGACTCCACCCTGAGATTCACAGACCTGAGAGAGGAGGATTCGGCTGAGTATAAGTTTAGATTCAGAACAGATCAGACAAACTGGGAGCCCACCATTCCTGGAACAACTCTGACTGTCATAGGTAACACTACATTTCACATCGTATCATTACTGAAAACGATTACTTCATGATATACTCAGTGTTTTAATCCCCTTTCATTTAGGTCTTCAGGTGAAGGTGACTCCTGCCACGGTGACAGAGGGACAGAAAGGTGACGCAGACCTGCTtagcaccacctgtactctgactgacaaccccaaccccacctacatctggtacaagaatGGACATGTAACCACCCAATCGAACAGTCTGTTCCTAAACCCAGTCAGCAGTGAGGATGCAGGCAGATACTCCTGTGCTGTAGAAGGCCATGAGGATCTCCCCTCTAATGaagagactctcactgtcagatgtGAGTATGTGTGATCCATCTCCAGTTGTATTATTTTAGTAACATCTTctctattctatctatctattattTCAATCTATGTCCAAGTTCCATGATTGTACTCATCTCACTACTGTAGGGAACTACAAGTACTTCACAAACACTGTATTGTTACATTAATGTCTAAGTTACACATAtttatatttcatttattttaatcAGAAATAAGTTCCATGATGCTCCTCATGTAAAGCTCTATGTATGAACGATGTATTGTTACATATTATCCACCAGATGGCCCAAAGAAcacctcagtgtcagtcagtccctctggtgaaatagtggagggcagttcagtgactctgacctgcagcagtgatgccaacccacctgtggacaaatacacctggtacaGGAAGAATGTAACATCACCAAAAGCATTAGGACAGAGTTACAGCATCACTAACATCAGctctgaggacagaggagaataTTGCTGTGAGGCTGAGAATGAAGTTGGAGCCAAAATATCAAAGCTTGTTCCTGTAAATGTTTTGTGTAAGTATTGCATATCATCTCCATTTTCTACTCTATTTTACTTTAATTGTGATTTTACAGACATATTTTCTGAACTCAAAAGGAAAGTATTGTGACACTTTTCTATCAGATAAACCAAAGACCACCTCATTatcagtcagtccctctggtgaaatagtggagggcagttcagtgactctgacctgcagcagtgatgccaacccacctgtGGACAAATATACCTGGTACAAGAAGAATGGCCTCATAAGCATCAGGACAGGATTACAACATCACTAACATCATctctgaggacagaggagaataCTACTGTGAGGCCCAGAATGGCAGAGGATCTATGAACTCTACAGCTCTGATGATTATTGTAGCAGGTAAAGTTACATCTTCAAtacaatatttttttatacatgttTCAAGCTAATCTGAATCATTATACTTGGGTTTATTGTACCTTAGTTTATAACTATACATTGGATTTCACAAGTATTGCATTAATGTGCTGTATTTAAATGTATTATATCATACCATGTACTCATATCATCCATATTTTATTATAGGAAAACAAACCTCAGTTATGAATGCAGCTGTAGGAATCATAGTGGTTGTTCTGGttctcatcctctgtctctctggactCATGTGGTTCAGGTGAGTGAAGTGAAAATtcattttttgttttattatttaactTTAGTAACATTGattgattcattcattcattcattcatgtgcAAAACAGGAAAAAAGCCTCCAAATCCACCTCCAACACAAGAGACGCAGCAGATGATGGACAGGTGAGTCTGTTGGAATCAGAAGATGACTGTGATGACTGTAATCTTTGTGGGACATTTCCACTCCTCATGTTGTCTGTCCTCTTTCTCCATCAGGGAGACTCTAGTCCAGTGTATGACAATGTCTCAAGCATGGCCATGACCCCTACTGCAGCACAAACAGCGGACACAGACAACCAGGATTATGTTCACTATGCCAGCGTCCACTTCTCTGGCTCCAAAAACCAGGAAGTGCCTCTATACTCCACCATCCAGCTGCCTCAGCCCcagattcaggaggaggatgtcCAGTACGCTGCTGTGAAATTCAGCTGCCCCAGTGCTGCCACCCAGTGAGCGTATTCTGCCATTACAACAGTGTCAATAGTAGAACATTGAACACACAGACAGCATCAGGGTCATTCATATGCTGCTGCTTATTGGAAGAGTAGACAATGTCATCAATAAGCAAAACGGTTGACCCCCTAGTGACAACTCATTGTTCCCTGAAAAGTCCCTCCATCAATAGGTGAAGCACAGGAGGATGGTGCttcattggggaggatgggcttgtaatggctggagcggaatggtatAAAATACAAACATATGTTCTCATTCCATTTGcgccgttccggccattattatgacccGTTCTCACCTCAGCAACCTCCTGTGATCTAAAGAGTTGTAGGACCATCCTTCAGGCCAAAGTGCATTTCCTTGAACTCATAATATGGTGTAACAAGGGACATTTTGAAAAGTTGCactcagggttggggtcaattccatttccatTTAGGAAAATGTCAATtgttcctcattgaaaagcattgagaAAAGATGGATTTTTAGTTTAGTTCCTGAATTGAAATGGTATTGACCCCTAGCCTGGTTGCAGTTTCAAGAAGACCTTGTATATCTGGACctgtatttaaaaaataagtGATATAATGATATTACAAtacaataatatatgccatttagcagatgtttttatccTGGGGACAGGGGGAGAAGACGGGAAGGGGGGCCTACCTTTGTTTCCCAAATGTTTGGTTTGGGCCAATTTCTATTCGTGTCTTTAGACTAAAGTGTAGCAAAAACAATTCTGCACaagactatacagctacactgTTACTCGAAGTATGGCAtcaacctctctgggctaggcgggacgaattcgtcccacctatgcaacagccagtgtaatccagtggcctTGATTTTCCAAATACCTTTTAAATGctgttacttcaatttctcaaacatatgactattttacagcattttaaagacaagactctcgttaatctaaccacactgtccgatttccaaaaggctttttacaacgaaagcaaaacattagattatgtcagcgtacccagccagaaataatcagacacccatttttcaagctagcatataatgtcacaaaccagaagacagctaaatgcagcactaacctttgatgatcttcatcagatgacacaccgaGACATTAtatttatacaatacatgcatgttttgttcaatcaagttaatatttatagttaaaaaccagcattttacattagcatgtgacgttcagaacaagcatacccccgcaaacctccaggcgtttactaaattactcacgataaacgttcacaaataacataacaattattttaagaattatagatgcagaactcctttgtgcaatcgaggtgtccgattttaaatagcttttcggtgaaagcacattttgcaatatagtcagtagatagcccagccattgCGGCTAGCCATTTgaacaccgaccaagtttagctgaccaaactccgatttactattacaaagtttgattacctttgttgtcttagtcagaatgcactcccaggactgctacttcaataacaaatgttggtttgatccaaaataatccatcgttatatccaaatagcggcgttttgttaaaatgcgttccaagacactatcagaAGTGTAAAATAAGGGtccacgagcatggcgcaattcgtgacaaaaaattctaaatattccattaccgtgcttGGAAGCATGTcgaaaacgctgtttaaaatccatttttatgccatttttctaaaTGGCGATAATATTCCGggccgggaatctgcgtttagtaAACAGACAAAACAAAGCGGCGTAAGCATGAGTCTCtggtactgtaaccagccactacccaagcagcgctacttttttcagccagagcctgcaaagcccgttcagcttttgccgccttctgagagcccattggagccgttgagtgtcacgtaacagcagagatcctttgttttggatagagatgacaaagaaggccaagaaattgtcagacagggtacttcctgtacagaatcttctctgggtttgacctgccatttgagttctgttatactcacagacaccattcaaacagttttagaaactttggtgtttctatccaaagccaataattatatgcatattctagttactgggcaggagtagtaaccagattaaatcgggtacgtttttttgtCAACTtgatgtcaatactgccccctagccctaacaggttaacttggctttGAGATTGATACTGTAAAGCATGATATTATAATAATTGTTTTATCACTTATCTAAATGTGTTTCTTCTTGTCAAATGTGATGTGATGAGTGGCATGTGTTTATTAACATTTGCTCATGGATAACCACATGCTTTCATCTTCTTCCATTGGTTCTCACTTTCTTCCATTTTGTCAAACAGTGAATGTGGACTCCAATAAGGCACTGATATTTTAACAAAGTAAAACGATGACAGAGGTCATGCTTTCAGGGTTTAAGTTAAAGAAGAAATAGCAGTTTGTTGATTTGAGAGTACATATGATGATAGCACATAGATATAATTAATATCATGCAAATGAGCAAGCATTTAAATTCTAACATGATGTCACTGGTCCTCTTCAATACACATGTGAAATAATATGCTATACGGTGTACATTTTAGGACATCCCTACTCCTCATGAGAAAAGTCTACTATGGGTCTCCTTCCAATGTTTTCACTTTGAGATCAGGGTTCTTATGTTTTCCACATTACAAGCACAACTACACAAAAATGACATGGGATTTGTTTTTATTATATAATTTAAAACTACATTGTGGGATTCGAAAACAACAAAACGGTCACTTCGCCACCTGGTTTAATAAACAGCTGAGAGAagtggctggagaaatgtaaccactctggaATTCTAGCCATGAGATCTAAATGATTGTTTTAaagggttctgatggggtagtaCAGTTGAACTAAGATTGAGaagcatttaacctctatgggctaggtgggacgcagccagttgaatcctgtggcgcgttattcaaatccttagatatgctattacttcaatttttccaaAATAtggctattttacaccattttaaagataagactctcgttaacctgttggggctagggggcactattttccacggctggataaaaaaacatacccgatttaatctgattactaatcctgcagtaactagaatatgcatatacttaatatatatggatagaaaacaccctaaagtttctaaaactgtttgaatggtgtctgtgagtataacagaactcattttggcaggcaaaaccctgagacattttcacgaagcaggaagtggatacctgatgtgttgaattacctttaagcctatgccaaattttga
This genomic window contains:
- the LOC106605908 gene encoding uncharacterized protein, which codes for MALRTAGSVLVVFLWSVAVVLGQNGWSVTYITQSICTLKGSSVELSCSYTYPSGTVSTTFWFTKKYALEKYVSLSDDPDYKGRVTYRKDEVNGHTLTIRDLRESDSAEYKFRFITDQTGGKYSGYPGVTLSVTGTVILYIVLICLNTLSVTVSETKWYTKGKLDEAPQILSPGYGGRVEYLGNMQSDSTLRFTDLREEDSAEYKFRFRTDQTNWEPTIPGTTLTVIGLQVKVTPATVTEGQKGDADLLSTTFSSEDAGRYSCAVEGHEDLPSNEETLTVRSSGQDYNITNIISEDRGEYYCEAQNGRGSMNSTALMIIVAGKQTSVMNAAVGIIVVVLVLILCLSGLMWFRKKASKSTSNTRDAADDGQGDSSPVYDNVSSMAMTPTAAQTADTDNQDYVHYASVHFSGSKNQEVPLYSTIQLPQPQIQEEDVQYAAVKFSCPSAATQ